A stretch of the Nerophis ophidion isolate RoL-2023_Sa linkage group LG27, RoL_Noph_v1.0, whole genome shotgun sequence genome encodes the following:
- the LOC133544119 gene encoding protein Shroom2-like isoform X1, protein MVIKSPSSFSSPLLGTTRANMVDVVLPHTMPSESEVHVARCFLTKILRSSMRKNRFKGKNDSSSRPHTWHSSKLKEEESESPGRESTLVAVWQPKEPRSNESSFRVDQNNRLLLTAQHSPVNSMKKLERPAQPFTADLSSPTKYTSNIEALSGTQSRGGSFNCFSSGSSPHFLDPSLLSRKGTSIENIFFKGFGSGGSVTGERPNYLQALHLEGSWLKERNSSRKSGELRPSTGPLWQVPEKKPQSSPPSLPNDSFASTKVFPYFEGPVRDRKNHERSGEKLTESNKSHMEKEFRRSFTPLSDRELVHLSHSQPRPSKHFSLSSTDIRPSHYNNTPDHYSDERPACLAPPTNIQSIGSYYRSLQDLPMKESGCKEVWRSSVSIATTNPKIENSERNMYSSLVNKNTKPHTPYKENKNSCALRNVLLDHQSSGRSHCHAVKKTGGQTILAAHQKNKHISLFRLHGPWVPQEDHRISPLRTPLLHSLAKESRIQQTVRLTSIVSPQDVYDSMVTSGGKVSRRSDRYATALQSDVREKRAQLQKSCSAAALTCNVDDADLAEWKSTENLTSCSISSSNTYKEHLKEAQARVLKATSFQRRDLDPLGVEGPATKSANGRVRGYKRLPLNKRTYSFSEPDKIDKLGMDREHLVSSFDQMKSLEAKPTFSKPVKPVSKSSTDLNTCEGNTIETKNKTLAGEAQEIDLSAEVSRLYPPWEEVQQDQQRLGTFAEYQASWSKPKKTSEAKIKGRYYSAENILDSEAEAVCFHERSRSSPSADFHTQNSPSLLRNPQSKQRNGGNQGPVPGTPDYQTSHDPAYIAASSCPGSLGPPLDSQHPEKHPQANGVTPSKSHLGLETASPFLLSAGALENQAMVLGTQQNASTERATPADHLHFCRMPEFKRNKEEAVKNKKSASSTSLSLLAENQAQIQIPSPQFAPLRPTEKQPTVSMQEDSSLRSENDSKPPDLQIVQNENSTDVSCQGTIVLSSDMRWSPSSNTFGIFKQPADAIPLQEMPPASPSVCSQQPTEDLGQGSNRGNILELGLTGEEAKRDQLVKDIMGKDKSLVEILDHSGRKTTMDLMEGIFPSDEQILQRRRTSNGSRLPITSRREEDDVSAASSLVPSSSYYNTSAPKAELLIKMKDMQEQLQESEDELDVDLASKKHKLISSLAKKLEVLREARHSLQEDVEDNEALGLQVETTVQRLCLPNQLDKFRMFVGDLDKVVSLLLSLSGRLARVENALNSLEDEAPPEEKRTLAEKRKVLIRQHEDAKELKENLDRRERLVSAIMEDHLDTAHLDDYRHFVKMKSALIIEQRKLEDKIKLGEEQLKCLLDSLPLEQRPWL, encoded by the exons AAAGAATGATTCGAGCTCTCGGCCTCATACCTGGCATTCCTCCAAGCTGAAAGAGGAGGAGTCTGAGTCTCCTGGCAGAGAGTCGACCCTGGTGGCAGTGTGGCAGCCAAAAGAACCAAG GTCCAACGAGTCATCCTTTCGAGTGGACCAGAATAACAGGCTTCTGCTAACTGCCCAGCACAGTCCAGTGAACAGCATGAAGAAACTTGAGCGTCCGGCTCAACCGTTCACGGCAGATCTTTCTTCCCCAACCAAGTACACCAGCAACATTGAGGCTCTCAGTGGTACACAAAGCAGAGGAGGCTCATTCAACTGTTTCTCCAGTGGATCAAGCCCTCACTTTTTAGATCCCAGCCTGCTCAGCAGGAAGGGAACGagtattgaaaacattttttttaagggttttggaaGTGGGGGGTCTGTTACAGGCGAGCGCCCAAACTACTTGCAGGCTCTTCACTTGGAGGGGTCATGGTTGAAGGAGCGGAACTCATCTCGAAAGTCAGGTGAGCTTCGGCCTAGCACTGGACCCCTGTGGCAGGTACCGGAAAAGAAGCCCCAGTCTTCCCCTCCCTCATTACCCAATGACAGTTTTGCCTCCACAAAGGTGTTCCCTTATTTTGAGGGGCCTGTTAGAGATCGAAAGAATCATGAGAGGTCGGGTGAAAAGCTCACTGAGAGTAACAAATCCCACATGGAAAAAGAGTTTAGACGCAGCTTCACCCCACTGTCTGACAGGGAGTTAGTCCATCTCAGTCACAGCCAACCACGCCCAAGCAAACATTTCTCCTTGTCCAGCACTGATATTAGACCGTCTCATTACAATAACACACCTGACCACTATAGTGATGAGCGTCCAGCATGCTTAGCTCCTCCCACCAATATTCAAAGCATTGGAAGTTACTATCGCAGTCTACAGGATCTGCCGATGAAGGAGTCTGGCTGTAAAGAGGTCTGGCGCTCCTCAGTGTCCATTGCTACTACAAACCCGAAAATAGAAAACAGTGAACGCAACATGTACTCCAGCTTGGTAAACAAGAACACAAAGCCCCACACGCCATACaaggaaaataaaaatagttGCGCTCTAAGAAATGTTCTCCTTGACCATCAAAGTTCTGGACGCTCTCACTGCCATGCTGTAAAGAAAACTGGAGGGCAGACAATTTTAGCAGCTCATCAAAAAAATAAGCATATCAGCCTCTTTAGACTCCACGGCCCCTGGGTGCCTCAAGAAGACCACAGAATATCCCCTTTGAGGACTCCATTGCTTCACTCTCTGGCAAAGGAGAGTAGAATTCAGCAAACAGTGAGGCTCACAAGTATTGTGTCACCCCAGGATGTCTACGACTCCATGGTCACCAGCGGTGGTAAAGTCAGTCGGCGCAGTGACCGCTACGCCACCGCCCTACAAAGTGATGTAAGGGAGAAGCGAGCTCAGCTCCAAAAAAGCTGTAGTGCCGCAGCATTGACTTGCAATGTTGATGATGCGGACCTGGCGGAGTGGAAATCCACAGAGAATCTTACATCATGTAGTATCTCTTCCTCAAACACATACAAAGAACATCTGAAAGAGGCGCAGGCCAGGGTTCTTAAGGCGACCTCCTTCCAGAGACGTGATCTAGACCCCCTTGGAGTAGAGGGACCAGCCACCAAAAGCGCCAATGGTCGGGTGAGAGGGTATAAGCGCCTTCCTTTGAACAAGCGGACGTATTCCTTCTCAGAACCAGACAAGATAGACAAGCTAGGGATGGACAGAGAACATCTGGTTTCATCATTTGACCAAATGAAGTCGTTAGAGGCCAAGCCTACATTTTCTAAGCCAGTTAAGCCAGTGTCAAAGTCTAGCACAGATCTAAACACTTGTGAAGGCAACACAATTGAAACCAAGAACAAAACTTTAGCAGGAGAGGCTCAGGAGATTGATTTGTCAGCGGAGGTCAGTCGCCTTTACCCCCCATGGGAGGAGGTCCAACAGGACCAACAAAGACTTGGAACCTTCGCAGAGTACCAGGCCTCATGGAGCAAACCGAAGAAGACATCTGAGGCCAAGATTAAAGGCAGGTATTACTCGGCAGAGAACATCTTGGATTCTGAAGCTGAGGCTGTGTGCTTCCACGAGAGATCCAGATCTTCTCCTTCTGCAGACTTCCATACTCAG AATAGTCCGTCCCTGTTGAGAAATCCCCAATCCAAGCAAAGGAATGGCGG AAACCAGGGCCCGGTTCCAGGCACACCTGACTACCAGACCAGCCACGACCCCGCCTATATTGCGGCCTCCTCCTGCCCTGGTAGCCTGGGTCCACCTCTCGACTCCCAGCACCCAGAAAAACACCCACAAGCCAATGGGGTGACACCATCCAAGTCACATTTAGGCCTGGAAACAGCATCCCCATTTTTGCTCTCAGctggggctttggaaaaccaagcAATGGTCTTGGGCACCCAGCAGAATGCCTCTACTGAGAGAGCGACCCCTGCTGACCATCTCCACTTCTGCAGGATGCCTGAATTTAAAAGGAATAAGGAAGAAGCGGTGAAAAACAAGAAGTCAGCATCGTCCACCTCATTGTCTCTCCTTGCAGAAAATCAAGCTCAGATTCAGATTCCCTCGCCACAGTTTGCCCCCTTGAGGCCGACAGAGAAACAGCCGACTGTGTCCATGCAGGAGGACTCAAGTCTCAG GTCTGAAAATGACTCCAAGCCACCAGACCTTCAGATTGTCCAAAACGAAAATAGCACCGATGTATCTTGCCAGGGGACAATAGTCCTTTCGTCAGACATGCGCTGGTCTCCTAGCAGCAACACCTTTGGCATCTTCAAGCAGCCCGCTGATGCCATCCCCCTGCAAGAGATGCCACCTGCCTCACCTTCTGTCTGCAGTCAACAGCCGACTGAGGACTTGGGACAAGGCTCTAACCGAGGCAACATTCTTGAGTTAGGCCTAACGGGGGAAGAGGCCAAGAGAGATCAGCTGGTGAAGGACATCATGGGCAAAGACAAATCCCTGGTGGAGATCTTGGATCACAGTGGAAGGAAGACCACTATGGATCTGATGGAAGGAATATTTCCCTCAGATGAGCAGATCTTGCAGCGCAGAAGAACCTCCAATGGTTCCAGGCTACCCATCACAAGCAG GAGGGAGGAAGACGACGTTTCTGCGGCAAGTTCCCTGGTACCCAGCTCCTCCTACTACAACACGTCAGCTCCAAAGGCGGAGCTTCTTATCAAGATGAAGGACATGCAGGAACAACTGCAGGAGTCTGAAGATGAGCTGGACGTGGACCTGGCGAGTAAAAAG CACAAGCTGATTTCCAGCTTGGCAAAAAAGCTGGAGGTGCTTCGAGAAGCACGCCACAGCCTGCAGGAGGATGTAGAAGACAACGAGGCTTTGGGCCTTCAGGTAGAGACCACCGTGCAGCGTCTCTGCTTGCCCAACCAGCTCGACAAGTTCCGGATGTTTGTGGGTGACCTGGACAAGGTCGTGAGCTTGCTGCTGTCGCTGTCGGGTCGTCTCGCCCGGGTGGAGAACGCTCTGAACAGCCTGGAAGATGAAGCGCCCCCCGAGGAAAAG CGCACCCTGGCCGAGAAGCGCAAAGTGCTGATACGTCAGCATGAGGATGCAAAGGAACTGAAGGAGAACCTCGATCGCCGGGAGCGTCTGGTCTCCGCCATCATGGAGGACCACTTGGACACGGCACACCTGGATGACTATCGCCATTTTGTAAAGATGAAATCTGCTCTCATCATCGAGCAGCGCAAGCTAGAAGACAAGATCAAGCTGGGCGAGGAGCAGCTCAAGTGCCTGCTGGACAGTCTTCCACTGGAGCAGAGGCCGTGGCTCTGA